Proteins from a genomic interval of Stenotrophomonas sp. 24(2023):
- a CDS encoding DUF2231 domain-containing protein, whose product MVNPVALARPGLGTTLFSLLNPIPFGFFVAGMIFDILYLNTAEVMWGKSAAWLITFGLLIAILPRIINLGAVWRRNSAATRIDRVDFFLNLAAVVLAIWNAFVHSRDAYAVAVPGTVLSVLTVVLLSLGFILLSLQQPVLKGARHG is encoded by the coding sequence ATGGTCAACCCCGTCGCCCTGGCCCGACCCGGCCTGGGCACCACCCTTTTCAGCCTGTTGAACCCGATTCCCTTCGGTTTCTTCGTGGCCGGCATGATCTTCGACATCCTCTACCTCAACACCGCCGAGGTGATGTGGGGCAAATCGGCGGCCTGGCTGATCACCTTCGGCCTGCTGATCGCCATCCTGCCGCGCATCATCAACCTGGGTGCGGTCTGGCGCCGCAACAGCGCGGCCACGCGCATCGACCGCGTGGATTTCTTCCTCAACCTGGCCGCCGTGGTGCTGGCGATCTGGAACGCGTTCGTGCACAGCCGCGATGCGTATGCGGTGGCGGTGCCGGGCACGGTGTTGTCGGTGCTGACGGTGGTGCTGCTGTCGCTGGGCTTCATCCTGCTTTCGCTGCAGCAGCCGGTGCTGAAAGGAGCCCGTCATGGTTGA
- a CDS encoding RES family NAD+ phosphorylase: MKLARIGAAGPSWRADDLSGAGAAVSPGRWNQEGEKVIYAAPTLAMAVLETSAHIVDAGLPLNKYVISIEVPDALWKRRTVITAGALAQDWDAIPCGRTSIQAGSDWYRSGASVLLELPSVIVPEESVVLINATHADAARITARIVRRFQYNLLFRGH; the protein is encoded by the coding sequence ATGAAGCTGGCCCGCATCGGCGCGGCCGGCCCGAGCTGGCGCGCCGATGACCTCAGCGGTGCCGGGGCGGCGGTGTCGCCCGGGCGCTGGAACCAGGAAGGCGAGAAGGTCATCTATGCCGCACCGACGCTGGCCATGGCGGTGCTGGAGACCTCCGCGCACATCGTCGATGCCGGGTTGCCGTTGAACAAGTACGTCATCAGCATCGAGGTGCCCGATGCGCTGTGGAAACGGCGTACGGTCATCACCGCCGGTGCGCTGGCGCAGGACTGGGATGCCATCCCCTGTGGCCGCACCTCCATCCAGGCCGGTTCGGACTGGTACCGCAGCGGCGCCAGCGTGCTGCTGGAACTGCCTTCGGTCATCGTGCCGGAAGAAAGCGTGGTGCTGATCAATGCCACGCATGCCGATGCAGCGCGCATCACGGCGCGCATCGTGCGGCGCTTCCAGTACAACCTGCTGTTCCGCGGGCACTGA
- a CDS encoding antitoxin Xre/MbcA/ParS toxin-binding domain-containing protein — MTGTASKPRRAASAPKRVATRRGATGSTVPRPRALSITAAISTFRHTLRDAPTLERVKLEREGVQPVIVRGLIDEIGVSAYEFQQFLRIPKATFAKKMRDQSAFSGAQGQSVIGLLDLITKVEDMLAADPGPAGAQGFDVEKWVGHWIRTPQPALGGRPPAELMDTPSGRESVMRVLGAIQSGAYQ, encoded by the coding sequence ATGACCGGCACCGCCAGCAAACCACGGCGCGCGGCGTCCGCGCCCAAGCGGGTGGCCACGCGCCGCGGGGCCACGGGCAGCACCGTGCCCCGGCCGCGGGCGCTGTCCATCACCGCCGCCATCAGCACGTTCCGCCATACCCTGCGCGATGCGCCCACCCTGGAACGGGTCAAGCTGGAGCGTGAGGGCGTGCAGCCGGTCATCGTGCGTGGCCTGATCGATGAAATCGGCGTCAGCGCCTACGAATTCCAGCAGTTCCTGCGTATTCCCAAGGCGACCTTCGCCAAGAAGATGCGCGACCAGTCCGCGTTCTCCGGGGCGCAGGGGCAGTCGGTCATCGGCCTGCTGGACCTGATCACCAAGGTCGAGGACATGCTGGCGGCCGATCCGGGCCCTGCCGGCGCGCAGGGCTTCGATGTGGAGAAGTGGGTCGGCCACTGGATCCGCACCCCGCAGCCGGCCCTGGGCGGCCGCCCGCCCGCCGAACTGATGGACACTCCCAGCGGGCGTGAATCGGTCATGCGCGTGCTGGGGGCCATCCAGAGCGGTGCGTATCAATGA
- the tam gene encoding trans-aconitate 2-methyltransferase, with the protein MTWSATQYRRFEDERTRPVRDLVAAIPLATAATAVDLGCGPGNSTEVLAARYPQARVSGLDSSQDMIDSARQRLPQLHFDVADIAQWQADAPVDVILANAALQWLPDHAALYPHLLAQLADGGCLAIQTPDNLDEPAHRIAREVATSGPWRAAIGHVAHPDRHPAAWYYALLKPHCQHLEVWRTTYLHPLAGGHDAIVEWFKGSALRPYLALLDAPQQAAFLAEYRRGIAQAYALLDDGSALLPFPRLFIVATR; encoded by the coding sequence ATGACCTGGTCCGCCACCCAGTACCGCCGCTTCGAAGACGAACGCACCCGTCCGGTGCGTGATCTGGTCGCGGCCATCCCGTTGGCGACGGCCGCTACCGCGGTCGACCTGGGCTGCGGGCCCGGCAATTCGACCGAGGTGCTGGCCGCACGCTACCCGCAGGCCCGCGTCAGCGGCCTGGACAGTTCGCAGGACATGATCGACAGCGCCCGCCAGCGCCTGCCGCAGCTGCACTTCGATGTGGCCGACATCGCCCAATGGCAGGCCGATGCACCGGTGGATGTGATCCTGGCCAACGCCGCGCTGCAATGGCTGCCCGACCACGCCGCGCTGTACCCGCACCTGCTCGCGCAGCTGGCCGATGGGGGCTGCCTGGCCATCCAGACACCGGACAACCTGGACGAGCCGGCGCACCGCATCGCCCGCGAGGTGGCCACCAGCGGGCCGTGGCGTGCGGCCATCGGCCACGTGGCCCACCCCGACCGCCACCCGGCTGCCTGGTACTACGCGCTGCTCAAGCCACACTGCCAGCACCTGGAGGTGTGGCGCACCACGTATCTGCACCCGTTGGCCGGTGGGCACGATGCCATCGTCGAATGGTTCAAGGGGTCGGCACTGCGCCCCTACCTGGCACTGCTGGACGCCCCGCAGCAGGCCGCCTTCCTGGCCGAGTACCGGCGTGGCATCGCCCAGGCCTATGCGCTGCTGGACGATGGCAGCGCGCTGCTGCCGTTCCCCCGCCTGTTCATCGTCGCGACCCGCTGA
- a CDS encoding SCO family protein, translating to MNTRTPIPHRLRLPALVLAFGVALLAGCSGKTRMDFNARDVACQGLGNDWSMPDTQGVMRTQADLRGKVTYLFFGFTSCPDVCPTTMVDMARVKHLMGSQADQLQVVFVTVDPQRDTPQAVDAYVHGFDPHAIGLVGDARQLDAMAGRFKAFYEREPGPVPGSYTMSHTAGGYVFDTQGRLRLFAPYGMATEALFSDVQRLLLEPAHMAGAHPVPACRA from the coding sequence ATGAACACCCGCACGCCCATTCCCCATCGCCTGCGCCTGCCTGCGCTGGTCCTCGCCTTCGGCGTGGCCCTGCTGGCCGGTTGCAGTGGCAAGACGCGCATGGATTTCAACGCCAGGGACGTGGCCTGCCAGGGCCTGGGCAACGACTGGTCGATGCCCGACACGCAGGGCGTGATGCGTACCCAGGCCGACCTGCGCGGCAAGGTGACGTACCTGTTCTTCGGGTTCACCAGCTGCCCGGATGTGTGCCCCACCACGATGGTGGACATGGCCCGGGTGAAGCACCTGATGGGATCGCAGGCCGACCAGCTGCAGGTGGTGTTCGTGACGGTCGATCCGCAGCGCGACACACCGCAGGCCGTGGATGCGTACGTGCACGGCTTTGATCCGCACGCGATCGGGCTGGTGGGCGACGCGCGCCAGCTTGATGCGATGGCGGGCCGCTTCAAGGCGTTCTATGAAAGGGAGCCCGGGCCGGTACCCGGCAGCTACACGATGAGCCATACCGCCGGCGGCTACGTGTTCGATACCCAGGGCCGCCTGCGCCTGTTCGCCCCGTACGGCATGGCTACCGAGGCGTTGTTCTCCGACGTGCAGCGGCTGCTGCTGGAGCCGGCGCACATGGCCGGCGCGCACCCGGTGCCTGCCTGCCGCGCGTGA
- the cyoD gene encoding cytochrome o ubiquinol oxidase subunit IV has translation MAHVETSRGGSGHGSTRSYLTGFVLCALLTLVPFALVMHPVLSRPLTLLLLVGFAVAQILVQLVFFLHMNRKSEGGWNLASFVFTLVILFIVVALSIWIIWSMHYHMMVN, from the coding sequence ATGGCCCACGTGGAAACCTCGCGCGGTGGCAGCGGGCACGGCTCCACCCGGTCCTACCTGACCGGCTTCGTGCTGTGCGCCCTGCTGACCCTGGTGCCGTTCGCCCTGGTGATGCACCCGGTGCTGTCACGCCCGCTCACCCTGCTGTTGCTGGTGGGCTTTGCGGTGGCGCAGATCCTGGTGCAGCTGGTGTTCTTCCTGCACATGAACCGCAAGTCCGAAGGGGGCTGGAACCTGGCCAGCTTCGTGTTCACCCTCGTCATCCTGTTCATCGTGGTCGCGCTCTCCATCTGGATCATCTGGAGCATGCACTACCACATGATGGTCAACTGA
- the cyoC gene encoding cytochrome o ubiquinol oxidase subunit III, whose translation MAGDVLAHDDPAGDHPDHAHEQGGMKVFGMWIYLMSDCVLFGSLFASFAVLSTAYAGGPTGKELFSLPFVLVETFLLLVSSITYGQAVLAMHRQQAGAVLRWLGVTFALGAGFIGMEVYEFNHLIHEGAGPHTSAYLSAFFALVGTHGLHVASGLVWMAVLMHQVHRRGLTATNVTRLSCLSLFWHFLDLVWICVFTFVYLFGVF comes from the coding sequence ATGGCCGGCGATGTGCTGGCCCACGACGACCCCGCTGGCGATCACCCGGACCACGCCCACGAACAGGGCGGCATGAAGGTGTTCGGCATGTGGATCTACCTCATGTCCGACTGCGTGCTGTTCGGCTCGCTGTTCGCCTCGTTCGCGGTGCTCAGCACCGCCTACGCCGGTGGGCCGACCGGCAAGGAGCTGTTCTCGCTGCCGTTCGTGCTGGTGGAAACCTTCCTGCTGCTGGTGTCGAGCATCACCTACGGCCAGGCCGTGCTGGCGATGCACCGCCAGCAGGCCGGTGCCGTGCTGCGCTGGCTGGGCGTCACCTTTGCGCTGGGCGCGGGCTTCATCGGCATGGAGGTGTACGAGTTCAACCACCTCATCCACGAAGGCGCCGGCCCGCACACCAGCGCCTACCTGTCCGCGTTCTTTGCGCTGGTGGGCACGCATGGCCTGCACGTGGCCAGCGGCCTGGTCTGGATGGCGGTGCTGATGCACCAGGTGCACCGCCGTGGCCTGACCGCGACCAACGTCACCCGCCTGTCCTGCCTGAGCCTGTTCTGGCACTTCCTGGATCTGGTGTGGATCTGCGTCTTCACCTTCGTCTATCTGTTTGGAGTGTTCTGA
- the cyoB gene encoding cytochrome o ubiquinol oxidase subunit I, which translates to MFGKLTWEAVPLHEPIVVVTLAAMLLGGLALLGAVTWFKLWGPLWRDWFTTVDHKKIGVMYIVVALVMLVRGFADALMMRAQLAAAGPGSDGFLPPEHYDQIFTAHGVIMIFFVATPFVVGLMNIMVPLQIGARDMAFPFLNAFSFWIFVVGAALMMISLGVGEFAMTGWVAYPPLSGIQFSPGVGVDYYIWALQASGVGTLLTGVNMFITILRMRAPGMTLMRMPVFTWTVLVTSVIIIAAFPILTVALGALTLDRYLDFNFYTNHLGGNPMMYVNLVWAWGHPEVYILVLPAFGIFSEVTATFARKKLFGYKSMVGATLAIGILSFVVWLHHFFTMGSGASVNAFFGIMTMIIAIPTGVKIFTWLFTLYGGRVEFSVPMLWTLAFLVTFTIGGMTGVLLAIPGADFLLHNSLFLVAHFHNTIIGGALFGYFAGFAYWFPKVFGFTLNERLGRWSFACWVIGFYLAFMPLYMLGFMGMTRRMNQYDNPEWTPYLIAAFVGALFVLAGIVLMLVQIYVSVRDRRRNLDLTGDPWNGRTLEWATPSPPPFYNFAVVPTVDALDAFHEAKKQGLPPPPKRYAPIHMPKNTGVPLILNVWILVLCFALVWHIWWMAVAGFIAMVATLIVRSYDEDVDYYVSAEEVARTEAAHHATLQEVRA; encoded by the coding sequence ATGTTCGGTAAGTTGACGTGGGAGGCCGTGCCGCTGCACGAGCCGATCGTCGTGGTCACGCTGGCGGCCATGCTGCTGGGCGGCCTGGCGCTGCTGGGCGCAGTGACCTGGTTCAAGCTGTGGGGCCCGTTGTGGCGTGACTGGTTCACCACCGTGGACCACAAGAAGATCGGCGTGATGTACATCGTGGTCGCGCTGGTGATGCTGGTGCGTGGCTTTGCCGATGCGCTGATGATGCGCGCCCAGCTGGCAGCGGCCGGCCCGGGCAGCGATGGCTTCCTGCCGCCGGAACACTACGACCAGATCTTCACCGCGCACGGTGTGATCATGATCTTCTTCGTGGCCACCCCGTTCGTGGTCGGCCTGATGAACATCATGGTGCCGCTGCAGATCGGCGCGCGCGACATGGCGTTCCCCTTCCTCAACGCCTTCAGCTTCTGGATCTTCGTGGTGGGCGCGGCGCTGATGATGATCTCGCTGGGCGTGGGCGAATTCGCCATGACCGGCTGGGTCGCCTATCCGCCGCTGTCGGGCATCCAGTTCAGTCCCGGGGTCGGGGTGGACTACTACATCTGGGCGCTGCAGGCCTCGGGCGTGGGAACACTGCTGACCGGCGTCAACATGTTCATCACCATCCTGCGCATGCGTGCGCCGGGCATGACCCTGATGCGGATGCCGGTGTTCACCTGGACGGTGCTGGTGACCAGCGTGATCATCATCGCCGCCTTCCCGATCCTGACGGTGGCGCTGGGCGCGCTGACGCTGGACCGCTACCTGGACTTCAACTTCTACACCAACCATCTCGGCGGCAACCCGATGATGTACGTGAACCTGGTGTGGGCCTGGGGCCACCCGGAGGTGTACATCCTGGTGCTGCCGGCGTTCGGCATCTTCTCCGAGGTCACCGCCACCTTCGCGCGCAAGAAGCTGTTCGGCTACAAGTCGATGGTAGGTGCCACGCTGGCCATCGGCATCCTGTCGTTCGTGGTGTGGCTGCACCACTTCTTCACCATGGGCTCCGGTGCCAGCGTCAATGCCTTCTTCGGCATCATGACCATGATCATCGCCATCCCCACCGGGGTGAAGATCTTCACCTGGCTGTTCACCCTGTATGGCGGCCGCGTGGAGTTCAGCGTGCCGATGCTGTGGACGCTCGCCTTCCTGGTCACCTTCACCATCGGTGGCATGACCGGCGTGCTGCTGGCCATCCCCGGTGCGGATTTCCTGCTGCACAACAGCCTGTTCCTGGTGGCGCACTTCCACAACACCATCATCGGCGGCGCGCTGTTCGGCTACTTCGCCGGCTTCGCCTACTGGTTCCCGAAGGTGTTCGGCTTCACCCTCAACGAACGCCTGGGCAGGTGGTCCTTCGCCTGCTGGGTGATCGGTTTCTACCTGGCCTTCATGCCGCTGTACATGCTCGGCTTCATGGGCATGACCCGGCGCATGAACCAGTACGACAACCCGGAATGGACGCCGTACCTCATCGCCGCCTTCGTCGGTGCGTTGTTCGTGCTGGCCGGCATCGTGCTGATGCTGGTGCAGATCTACGTCAGCGTGCGTGACCGCAGGCGCAACCTGGACCTGACCGGTGACCCGTGGAACGGCCGCACGCTGGAATGGGCCACCCCGTCGCCGCCGCCGTTCTACAACTTTGCCGTGGTGCCGACGGTGGACGCGCTCGATGCCTTCCACGAGGCCAAGAAGCAGGGGCTGCCCCCACCACCCAAGCGCTATGCCCCCATCCACATGCCGAAGAACACCGGCGTGCCGCTCATCCTCAATGTGTGGATCCTGGTGCTGTGCTTTGCCCTGGTGTGGCACATCTGGTGGATGGCGGTTGCCGGTTTCATCGCCATGGTCGCCACGCTGATCGTGCGTTCCTATGACGAGGACGTCGATTACTACGTCAGTGCCGAGGAGGTGGCGCGCACCGAAGCGGCCCACCACGCCACGCTGCAGGAGGTACGCGCATGA
- the cyoA gene encoding ubiquinol oxidase subunit II: MNICWNPLRPALAALACASLSGCQWALLDSKGMVGLAQRDLIAICIGLMLIVVVPAIVLTFVFAWRYRASNTRATYRPDWAHSTRVEVVVWGVPLLIIAILAVIVWKSTHALDPYRPLDVPGEPLHVEVIATDWKWVFVYPDLGIATVNQLNFPAHRQLAFDITSNSTMNTFFIPQLGGQIYAMAGMRTQLHLVANEQGQFRGLSGNYSGHGFSNMKFTATASSEEDFQRWVQEVRSAPQALSLEAFKQLAAPSRNAPVQHFSTVEPLLFKKVIDQFIGVGENTVAAPAHHADNTASQE; this comes from the coding sequence ATGAACATCTGCTGGAACCCCCTCCGCCCAGCGCTGGCCGCCCTGGCCTGTGCCAGCCTGTCCGGCTGCCAGTGGGCGCTGCTGGATTCGAAAGGTATGGTCGGGCTTGCCCAGCGCGACCTGATCGCCATCTGCATCGGGCTGATGCTGATCGTGGTCGTGCCGGCCATCGTGCTCACCTTCGTCTTCGCCTGGCGCTACCGCGCCAGCAACACCCGGGCCACGTACCGGCCGGACTGGGCGCATTCCACCCGGGTAGAGGTGGTGGTGTGGGGCGTGCCGCTGCTGATCATCGCCATCCTCGCCGTAATCGTCTGGAAATCGACCCACGCACTGGACCCGTACCGGCCACTGGACGTGCCCGGCGAACCGCTGCACGTGGAAGTGATCGCCACCGACTGGAAATGGGTGTTCGTCTACCCCGACCTGGGCATCGCCACCGTCAACCAGCTCAATTTCCCGGCCCACCGCCAGCTGGCGTTCGACATCACCTCGAACTCGACGATGAACACCTTCTTCATTCCGCAGCTGGGCGGGCAGATCTACGCCATGGCCGGCATGCGCACCCAGCTGCACCTGGTGGCCAACGAGCAGGGCCAGTTCCGCGGCCTGTCGGGCAACTACAGCGGCCATGGTTTCTCGAACATGAAGTTCACCGCCACCGCCAGCAGCGAGGAAGACTTCCAGCGTTGGGTGCAGGAGGTGCGCAGCGCACCGCAGGCGCTGAGCCTGGAGGCCTTCAAGCAGCTGGCCGCACCGAGCCGCAATGCGCCGGTGCAGCACTTCTCCACGGTCGAGCCGCTGCTGTTCAAGAAGGTCATCGACCAGTTCATCGGCGTGGGTGAAAACACCGTGGCTGCGCCCGCGCACCACGCCGACAACACCGCTTCGCAGGAGTAA
- a CDS encoding PLP-dependent aminotransferase family protein, with the protein MQQPSAGRRLKKPNRTWVRPFRDGAGPLYLQIAQQVREAVDDGVLHAGDRLPPQRDLAQLMGVDLTTVTRAYNELRQADLLDAQGAGGTFIALSAGNSARSSVDLSMNIPPLLGSQAFAQGMEQGFAHLGAQLGQGELMSYHVGAGSREDRAAATQWLAPMLGPVASERVIVCPGAQTALCAVILARTQPGDVIAAEQLTYPGLLAAARVLQRAVAPIAMDAEGMLPEALEAACQVRVPALLYLVPTIQNPTTATMSAGRRQALLAIARRHGIAVVEDDPYWLLAGDAPPPLATGSHPQAPVYYVSTLSKCLAPGLRTAYLVVPAGEPMEPLLDALRSIALMPTQSMVAVASQWIRSGLATDMVQRFQQELRQRQQIAARLLPQPYQAHPAGLHVWLPLPARLDQYRLIQAAQAQGLGIASSEAFSTEEQPGHAIRLSLGGAVDQASLSAALTRLTEIISDVPETRSPAIV; encoded by the coding sequence ATGCAGCAGCCGAGCGCCGGCCGACGCCTGAAGAAGCCCAACCGCACCTGGGTCCGCCCGTTCCGCGACGGGGCCGGCCCGCTGTACCTGCAGATCGCACAGCAGGTGCGCGAGGCGGTGGACGATGGCGTGCTGCATGCCGGTGACCGGCTGCCGCCGCAGCGCGACCTGGCCCAGCTGATGGGCGTGGACCTGACCACCGTCACCCGCGCCTACAACGAGCTGCGCCAGGCCGACCTGCTGGATGCCCAGGGTGCCGGCGGCACCTTCATCGCCCTGTCGGCCGGCAACAGCGCGCGCTCGTCGGTGGACCTGAGCATGAACATCCCGCCGCTGCTGGGCAGCCAGGCCTTCGCGCAGGGCATGGAACAGGGCTTTGCGCACCTGGGTGCCCAGCTGGGCCAGGGCGAACTGATGAGCTACCACGTCGGTGCCGGCAGCCGCGAAGACCGTGCCGCCGCCACGCAGTGGCTGGCGCCGATGCTCGGGCCGGTCGCCAGCGAGCGGGTGATCGTCTGCCCCGGTGCGCAGACCGCCCTGTGCGCGGTGATCCTGGCCCGCACCCAGCCGGGCGATGTGATCGCCGCCGAGCAGCTGACCTACCCCGGCCTGCTGGCCGCCGCGCGCGTGCTGCAGCGGGCGGTGGCACCGATCGCGATGGATGCCGAGGGCATGCTGCCCGAGGCGCTGGAAGCGGCCTGCCAGGTCCGCGTGCCGGCGCTGCTGTACCTGGTGCCGACCATCCAGAACCCGACCACCGCGACGATGTCGGCCGGCCGCCGCCAGGCCCTGCTGGCGATCGCGCGCCGCCACGGCATTGCCGTGGTCGAGGACGATCCCTACTGGCTGCTGGCCGGCGATGCGCCGCCGCCACTGGCCACCGGCAGCCACCCGCAGGCACCGGTGTACTACGTGTCGACCCTGTCCAAGTGCCTGGCGCCGGGCCTGCGCACCGCCTACCTGGTGGTGCCGGCCGGCGAACCGATGGAGCCGCTGCTGGACGCGCTGCGCTCGATCGCGCTGATGCCCACCCAGTCGATGGTGGCGGTGGCTTCGCAGTGGATCCGCAGCGGCCTGGCCACCGACATGGTGCAGCGCTTCCAGCAGGAGCTGCGCCAGCGCCAGCAGATTGCCGCGCGCCTGCTGCCGCAGCCCTACCAGGCCCATCCGGCCGGCCTGCACGTGTGGCTGCCGCTGCCGGCGCGGCTGGATCAGTACCGGCTGATCCAGGCCGCGCAGGCGCAGGGGCTGGGCATTGCCAGCTCCGAAGCCTTCAGCACCGAGGAACAGCCCGGCCACGCGATCCGCCTGTCACTGGGCGGGGCCGTCGACCAGGCCAGCCTGAGCGCCGCTCTGACCCGACTGACCGAGATCATCTCGGATGTGCCTGAGACGCGGAGCCCGGCCATCGTCTGA
- a CDS encoding DUF6436 domain-containing protein encodes MKPRRRALRWGIALGCLFMAGTGVALWNYFGYGAQARFSEQAIVFDDTQLRLPAALAGATGRIRVVHFWDPACTVCNRETGAHLSYLISMYRRANVDFYAVRRPGTQGELPAHLRGRLTELPTLAGIEHIPASPAVAIWDGSGHLAYAGPYSIGMVCNSANSFVEPILDKLVAGQTVRPRGLLAVGCYCPWHDAR; translated from the coding sequence GTGAAGCCACGGCGGCGCGCGTTGCGCTGGGGCATCGCCCTGGGCTGCCTGTTCATGGCCGGCACCGGCGTGGCGTTGTGGAACTACTTCGGCTACGGCGCGCAGGCCCGTTTCAGCGAACAGGCCATCGTCTTCGACGATACCCAGCTGCGCCTGCCCGCCGCGCTGGCCGGTGCTACCGGCCGCATCCGCGTGGTGCACTTCTGGGACCCGGCCTGCACCGTGTGCAACCGCGAAACCGGCGCGCACCTGAGCTACCTGATCAGCATGTACCGCCGCGCCAACGTTGATTTCTACGCCGTGCGCCGGCCGGGTACGCAGGGCGAACTGCCCGCGCACCTGCGCGGGCGCCTCACCGAACTGCCCACCCTTGCGGGCATCGAGCACATCCCGGCCAGCCCGGCCGTGGCGATCTGGGATGGCAGCGGCCACCTGGCCTATGCCGGCCCGTACAGCATCGGCATGGTGTGCAACTCGGCCAACAGCTTCGTCGAACCGATCCTGGACAAGCTGGTGGCCGGGCAGACGGTGCGCCCACGCGGGCTGCTGGCGGTGGGCTGCTACTGCCCCTGGCACGACGCACGCTGA
- a CDS encoding PLP-dependent aminotransferase family protein codes for MPRHGVAGTDWVRGALAGSGPLYLRVVTALERTLHAGGLSPGQRLPSQRALAQQLGIDLTTVTRAFDEARKRGLIEARGPQGSFIAPPKAGFAQPLDLSMNLPPVPDPNALADLLRRGAAAVLARSNAPDLMRYHLGGGNPTDRHAAARWLQPMLGTVDDGCLLLTEGAQVALSAILLSQGNDRSPVLCDRLVYPGLLQAASALGRPLVVVEGDAQGMCPQALARQARACAARLVYLNPTCHNPTALTVPAPRRVELAQVLEREHLLAIEDDPYWHLAEDAPPPLATLAPRHVFHVATLSKVISPGLRTAFVHCPSPAHAGAMARALRATRLMGHPLVSALASQLLLDGSAQALRDQVRAEAHERVRMARYLLAPSLLVNAAGLHAWCRLPPAWTDRALVHRAQLQGMALAPSSSFCPPDAPFDRGVRLSLGLAADRRQLESALQRIDHLLLSDAPPTHDR; via the coding sequence ATGCCGCGACACGGTGTCGCGGGCACCGACTGGGTACGCGGCGCGCTGGCCGGCAGTGGTCCGCTCTACCTGCGCGTGGTCACCGCGCTGGAGCGCACGCTGCATGCCGGTGGCCTCTCGCCGGGGCAGCGCCTGCCTTCGCAGCGGGCGCTGGCGCAGCAGCTGGGCATCGACCTGACCACCGTGACGCGCGCCTTCGATGAAGCGCGCAAGCGCGGGCTGATCGAAGCACGCGGACCGCAGGGCAGTTTCATCGCCCCGCCCAAGGCCGGCTTTGCGCAGCCGCTGGACCTGAGCATGAACCTGCCGCCGGTGCCGGACCCCAACGCACTGGCCGACCTGCTGCGCCGTGGCGCGGCAGCCGTGCTTGCGCGCAGCAACGCACCGGACCTGATGCGCTACCACCTCGGCGGCGGCAACCCGACCGACCGCCACGCCGCAGCGCGCTGGCTGCAGCCGATGCTCGGCACGGTGGACGATGGCTGCCTGCTGCTGACCGAAGGCGCACAGGTGGCCCTGTCGGCGATCCTGCTCAGCCAGGGCAACGACCGCAGCCCGGTCCTGTGCGACCGGCTGGTCTATCCCGGCCTGCTGCAGGCGGCCAGCGCGCTCGGCCGCCCGCTGGTGGTGGTGGAGGGCGATGCGCAGGGCATGTGCCCGCAGGCGCTGGCCCGGCAGGCACGCGCCTGCGCGGCGCGGCTGGTCTATCTCAACCCCACCTGCCACAACCCCACCGCGCTGACCGTGCCGGCGCCACGCCGGGTTGAACTGGCACAGGTGCTGGAGCGCGAACACCTGCTGGCGATCGAGGACGATCCTTATTGGCACCTGGCCGAGGATGCACCGCCGCCGCTGGCCACGCTGGCCCCCCGGCACGTGTTCCATGTGGCGACGTTGTCGAAGGTGATCAGCCCCGGCCTGCGCACCGCGTTCGTGCACTGCCCTTCGCCCGCCCATGCCGGCGCGATGGCGCGTGCACTGCGCGCCACGCGCCTGATGGGCCACCCGCTGGTATCCGCGCTGGCCAGCCAGTTGCTGCTGGACGGTTCGGCGCAGGCGCTGCGGGACCAGGTGCGTGCCGAAGCACACGAGCGCGTGCGCATGGCGCGTTACCTGCTGGCGCCTTCGTTGCTGGTGAATGCCGCCGGGCTGCACGCCTGGTGCCGGTTGCCACCGGCATGGACCGACCGTGCGCTGGTGCACCGCGCGCAGTTGCAGGGCATGGCGCTCGCACCGTCGTCATCGTTCTGCCCGCCGGATGCGCCGTTCGACCGCGGCGTGCGGCTGTCGCTGGGGCTGGCCGCCGACCGCCGGCAGCTGGAAAGCGCGCTGCAGCGGATCGATCACCTGTTGTTGTCCGATGCGCCGCCGACGCATGACCGGTAA